GGCCGGAAAATCTTCAACGAAGGGAGGAAAATCTAACGAGGAGATATTCGCCGGTTTTCAAACACTCCGAAGTGAACAGAGAGTAATGGCAAGTAAATTGTCAGAAATGGAACTGGAGCTGAACGAGCACAAGTACGGTATTTTCTGGCATGACATAACCTAACTTTCGGTATTACGAACTCTGAAAAAGAACACCCGTGCATAGAGTTAACAGTCGTCTAATTATTTCAGGATCGTTATAGACACCCTGAAAAATGTTGATCCTGGAAGAAAATGCTACAGAATGATCGGTGGAATTTTGTGCGAACGTACTGTCCAGGAAATAACTCCTACGTTGATATCGAACAAGGAACAGGTTAGGTTACGATAAGTTCATATCCTCGGCTGGTCTCCAAAGCGAAAGcattctaaaaaatttttttgtcttatcTTCAGCTGACCAAAGTGATCGAGACGCTAAACGAACAGCTAGCTAAAAAAGGAGCAGAAATAAACGATTACAAAGAAAAACATAATATAAGAATCCGTGGACAAGATGAATTGCAGCAGCCCGAGGAAGAAGACAAACAGGCCAAGAGAAATGCAATTGTTGTGAATCCCATTGAAGTCTGATGCCGATTATTCATCGTCTATCAAAACCCGCCATCCGTCAGCTCCTCTCCCAATTCTcgaatcgatatttttattttcgtacaaGATAAGTATTCATCATATTTATCTGATACTGATTATTGCCTGTCCGAATGAGTGTTAGTCAGCGGAAGCTGAGACgttcataaaataaaagttcatttttttatagcAAGTCTTTTATGACAGTGAATAACTTCTAAGTTATCATCAGAATTTAtctttcataaatatttaattttgatGTGTAAATGTTTCTTTTTACACATCAAAGTATCGTTTCCATGGTTTTCTAGCTATCCTAAATTTCGGTatcatagagaaaaaaataataacaattctGTTCGACCATTCAGAAAAATCACTGGAACCTTGAAAactatttttcagtttcaaagTGAATTAAATCGAAATAACTTCAAGCTtggttagagaaaaaaaaaactttgtgcATAGTAAAATAATTACTAAATCGCTAGGATACAAACTGTGCAACATAGTCTTTGATACTGGGCCACATTTCGTCTGTTGTGCTTCCATGGAATTCTTGAAGTATTCCACTTTTTTTGTAATACTCTATAACAGGCTCCGTATTTTTTGCATAATCCTTCAATCTCCGACCTACAACTTCCGGTGTATCGTCAGGCCTCTGAACCAAAGATTCTCCCGTTAGGTCGTCTTTACcctgtagaaataaaaattgattctcaTCAGTTTTTGCATGAAACTCAGCTCGGCAATGGATAAAACCTCATTGACTAACCGGTACTTTTGGTGCATTAAAACCGATGTTATAAACTCTTCCACTTGGCAAATGAACCCAACGACCCTCGACCCTTTTTAATATAACCGGATGAGGTACCACTAGATTGATGACCAGATTAACCGGATATAATTGCTGAAGTCGATCAGCCTGCGCCACAGTACGAGGGAAACCTGTGCCCATGCCAAGTTTTGTGTTGAATTATCAAAATTCTTGTATAAAAGTAACAAGCTATGGAGATCAACTCACCATCTAGCAGCCAATTTGTTGTTTCACCCAAACTCTCCACCTCTTTACCAATTAAGGCCACCATGGTTTCATCTGGTACTAGTTCTCCTCTGTCCAAATATCTTTTCACCTCTGATCCAAGTTctaaaaagacgaaaaaaaatgggacaACACTActggaagaaatattttccaatgtccttaatcaatttcatcatcgagcttcttgtttttgtattttatacactCTGTGAGTAAAGTTGCCATTCAAGGGCATTTAACTTTTGCAACGGGTACAAAGAATTGTCATTGTTTGTTATGTAATGATGATTTTGGCATTGAGGAAGTTTAATtcaagtatatgtataaatcatTTCGAATGACGCAATTCTTGTCCAACAATAGTAACATTAAAATATTATCTCTTATCGCTGATTGAGGTGGATAAGGTTTTAAGATAACAACAATCAGTTTCGAgtgctttttattatttttgaaggGTCGAACTGGAATTTAATACCATGTAGAAAATATATTGACTTATTCGTTGATGTGCTTAAATTatagcgataaaattttaccgGTTTTCTGCATAATATGACGTCGTAAAATGTCTCCGCTTGATATGTGCTTGACATTAAAATTCTTGACAATTCTTGACGAAACCGTCCCTTTTCCGGAAGCTGGTGCCCCAAGAATTACGGCCCTGAATGCCGCGCCGACTGCCCTACGGACGGATGTTGAGGTTACCGTAGTAACTGATGTCATCATTACGAATGTGATTAAAATCTTGTCCTTGAGTTACCGCAAAAATAACGTAGGAATACATCAACACGCGTGTCACCTCTTTTGAACGATGACTGAACGCACTACTGAGAGTTCAATTACGATATTCCAttgaatcgacaaaaataataacaatgattatCAAAAAGATTTGCTATATTTTTAAGCGACCCTTGATCCATAGCGATATTGGGCTCCCAGGTTACACCCCATCCAGTATGCGCGAAATCGAAACTCACGTGGTCAAATACGCACGTGGTCGAAGGTGGCGGAATATATCGTCCAATTAAAACCGGGTGGGCGTCGCCGGAGTATTCGAGGAGTGAGTAAAAACTCGATTGAATCATCAGATTGGTATACAATACCCATTCTTAACTTCCGTATTATTATAACTGTTGCGTCAGCGAGAAAACCTTTCGGAACTTTGGCAGTTGAGCTGGCTATTATTCTAGCCATAGTTCTCGGAAATTCGGCATCAGATTCAAATAGTTGCAATTCGGAAGGCTCCGAGCGGCTAGGTAGGAGCAtagatggaaagaaaagaaaaagaaatttatagaaaattctCATGTATATATCGGATTTATTTTCTGGACAAACGTCACGATAAACATTATTCACAAAGAATCGTATTATAATAGGATCGATTTTGTGTGCGAAAAGTTTCCTCACACTGAAAACTGCAAgtgtgtttttttcataatacctatcgatcaattaatttcgatttttcttattctcttcgTCTCCTTACAACTTTTGGAATATAGATTTACCTGTGATATactaaataataatgatagatAATGTTCAAAACTTATCTAAAACTAGGCACGTACGAGTAgatagttttaaaaaaaaaaattctcattatttataaataaatatgaaaaagtaAATCACGAATATATCTTCTCTTAagttaataaaatattaacggGCAGTGactaaaaacaaattttcacacTAAACTAAGGATCTTAAAAATCTACATCAGTACgtgtttttttggatttttcaattatttttgtgtTGTACGATCTACTCTAGAGATAATAAGGATGATGAAGTGATGTGACGgagattcgagattttttttatacctagaatgaagatgagaagaaagaagagaaataattaatgaacacATTAGACACAGCCTAGTGGGCCCGTACTCGAaacatataatttttatatcttcatttaggttatttgatttttaaaagaTTTTACTCGAACGTGCCCAAACTAGCTAGAtactttcaataaataaataatttaagtCGTCTCAAAATTCGACGATAATAAGTATACGCAATTACCGCCGATAGTACCAAACGCGCGAAAAACGTGgagaaatttaaaagaaaggaaaagagagcTTTGCAGTTGTGTAGAAATAGGGTACGTAAAATGTTCTCCTCCCTTAATTTAGACGGCAAAttacgatgaaatattttttgtctgTTAGATTTTGTCTTCTGATTGTGGtagatttttaattgaatattACGCTTTCGTACTATTGATCGCaactattaataattaatagttAAGTCTTGAGTCCTCTAATAGGAATATCGCGGCGTTATTTTATATTGCCAGCTGCTTTAGCTACACCTGACATTCTTTTAAGTACTTTTTGTTAAGTAGGCAAACGTATAGTTATATAGTGAGTgtgttatatattatatacataattttcCCTAAATGATTGCCGTCGTTTTGACCTAtcttcgacgacgacggtgtatttttttttttttctgatttaccTAATTTATACTACCACTCGCATAACTCGAACTCTTCACACTCGTAATGACTTTCGTCATCGGTGATTTTGTCCGTGTCATCGGATGCATGAATCGATGATAGAAGACTCCGCCGATTAGTCATTCCAAACTGAACATCAGCTCCGCTTCCTTCGCTGAACAGGAACATCGGATAATCGACCTTCTGATTAGGTGGTatcaaaaactgaaataatttacatTATTTGATGACTTATTCATTAGTCTCATTGGCTATCTTTTCTTTCCGAGTATCGTAGATAAAATCTGACTTACGGGCTCAACAATCTTGACAAAACTATCAAACGCGGGTTTATCGCGGAGATAGAAGCCTACGCAACAACTCGGGTCCATTTTAGATAGCAGCATCTTTCTCGGTGATGTACAGTGAAAACTgtcgagcgaaaaatttcgcttCCAAACGTCAACTGTTTCTTGACAATAATGGGGATCTAGGTGGATCAATTTGTCCTCCTGATACCCAACAAAGTACAAAGAATGTCGAGGGCGCCCACCGATCATTCCGATGCAGTCGTCCAGGCTCAGCAGAGCTGTTAAACAAGGAGCGTAGCTAGAATTCATTTTGTCGACACCCAATCTCAGGGGAACCAACAAAACTAACGACCTCCAACTTCCATCGGGCTTCAGACAGGCTTTCTTAACGTCATCCAAGTAAACTGAAAATGAATTGTCATGTTGAATTTTCTCGTGTTCGAGAATAGATTTCATTCTCGGATTTAAGTTAATTAATACTCACCCGCGCAGTCCTGAGCAACATAAACTGCAAGCTGATCGAATTCAACGTGACGGATTGCTGCACGTTCGACCGCCTGCTTTAGAAGATGTGCCACCGATGAAGGTCCGTACCAGTCACCAGCTTTTTTACCGGAAGCTGTACCAAGTGATACCAAAGCGTGTATGGAAAGAGGAGACAAAGACGCTGGCTGATCGCCCAACCATTTAATGATCATTCTGTGCAACGAATCTTCGTGAAATTGTTGAACCGAGTCGATAGCCTCGCCTGGTCGCCATCTCCATTCTATTCACAGTAAGTTTTTATATTAATGTCAGAGTAAATCACCAAAACAATTTTGTTCagcaattttattcaatgataaattaaaattaatggatctaaatgaaaaattggtgtATTCTCTAGTGTGTTCTCCTGGATTACCTCTTCCCAAAAAATGGCAAACTAATGCCTGTGCTAACATCATTTGACCGCTTCTTAACATACACCCCCAGCCACAGTCGGTGGTGAAATTTGAGCCATTTAGGATCGGAAACTCTTTGCGGTACGTCAGCCATAAACGAGACATGAAATCCCGTCGGAAGCCGTCCATACCCTGCTCTAAGGTCGTTGCGTCTCCTGCCAGGGATACGTTACTCCCGGTATCCATATCTAAGCCAACAGCTTCTACGGCTCTTTCAGGAGATTCTTCTAATCGTTTGTGGTAACAGGAACCGAGAAGCCAGACGGGGGATTCTTTTGAAAAGTTTGTTTTCATCTTAACGGTCCAGCCTTCATAAAATAGtaagaaactttttttatttatctgtcCTAGAGTGACAATCTATAAATCATGTGGAATCCTCAACTTTCACGCAACTATTACTAGTATATTTACCATACTTCACGTTGTACCACATAGACAATAGCTTTGTCTTAACTTTACTGTCAACTTCTGCATCTTTTGTGGAATCCTCGATTGATATCGGCGATACCTTTTGCGGTGGTACCGTATGTGTTGGTGTTGCAAAACCCGAAAACCAACTGGTTCCACCACTGAAGGCTCCTGAAAATCAATTTCCATTAATTGTATTGATCGGATTCCTTCCAATTGTTGTATTTTGAGTCTTGGAAATgtaaggagagaaaaacgaattctgttattaaaaattcttaCTACTGAAGAATTGGTatcataatattttttgtttactaAAAATTGTATATTAATGTTACCATGAATCTTGACAGCTTTTTTTTAGTGTTATGTAGATACAGCATATTTGCATAACACATAATTCAGCTGATCGTGTGCTTTAATTGAAAcaattggaaaatattaatatattattctaAATTTTTGCTTTATAGgacggtgttttttttctcatcttccttccatgatgataatataacaaaattaaaacttGTGATATGTTTGATGAATTCCATTTCACCATATTTATCGTGACAGATGGCTCAGAttagaaaataacaataacatttATTGCTCAAATATTTATGTTTTGTATCGATATGTGCATTTACAATAGTTTTTCTTCAGTAAATGTTCATTTGTTCACAGACGATAAATCAAAATTGATAATACCTATTTTGGTATTGAGAATAATTCCATATAAAGCGTGTACGAGgggaaaaagtaagaaaatacACACAAAGGTCAGAAGGTGTCAGTACCAAAATCGAAGAGCTTATATTTTTACCTAACCTCTCCCGCGAGGATTGAAGTTGACCATTcatattcttcttattttataaaagaaaacaattcgttttcgattttctaaGAATGATGCTTTGAACTACATTTTTGACTGCTCTGTAACGAGCGAGACAATTCTTCTGGAGTATAATTTTCACAGCATAGTCACTCAGGTCGTAAGAAGCAAAGTACGAAGTACTGAAGCTTTCGAAGCGCGCTTGTCAAAAACCAACCAGGCGACTTCCATAGGCGGACTTGGATTAAACCGCCATTTCGCTCTTTACAAGACAATGGCCTGGCTACTGGCTCTGCTCTTTTTATGGGTGCAGCTCGGAATAATTTAACGCCCTCTACGTTATCATTCGATTTAACAAACAATCATCAAGAACAACGGCTTTACATAGGTACTTATGTTATAATCATCTGTCAACAATGCAGCAATCTCTAGGTTCAACATTTAAATTCAATCTGTtattcgttttcgaaaatctcaacTATTTTTAGATGAATCATAAGTAAAAAATTGCTTCTATGAAATCGTATTTagaatcaaaatttcatttcaaagatttttccaagACCTTGTGAACCTTTCTGACCTGAatagattttttgaaaatttctgtacGGTGTTTTATAATTCAAAAACTTTCGTTCAAGATTCGATATAGTTTTACCAAATCACTGGCAAATTCTGCAGGGCCAATCGATATCTAGCTGGTAGCTGGTTATTTGGGGTGTGCAAAACTCTGATATTCAAttaatgaagataaaaataaataatgcacGTAACAGCTGCAGAATATTCATAATTCATTATACGATTGATCGGCGGTTCATATAAATAATCGTGCCTGCGTTAGGTAATTATTACAGTGTATCATTtactaaatgaaaaataacaagttaATATGATATATGAGAGATATCAAATGTTGAATTATATCTTATCAATaatccatcaaaaaatttttttgactaTACACAGATTTGGAATAGATATTTAAACAAAATTTCGTAATATGTCTTTATCCTTTTTACCATCTACATACAGTGATAACAACAATCTCAGACCTCAGTATTTCCATTTCTGCAAGTCGTGTTTCTCTTCAGAAAAATCTTACATATTATTCATTCCAACATCCAGGTGTGTTGTACCCATACATTTTCCTTGTAGTTCGCTTAAGGTATGAGAAAAAGAGTAGTTCTAAGGTTTAGCGCTTTATAAGTCTCTGTAGCTTATGTATCGCGTTCTCGGTCTCTTTTTTCCGTCCTTATTTAGCCATGTGTTAGCAAAAGATGGAGTAAAAGTAAATCTTGTACAAagccatctctctctctccagtGCTAAAAATCCAGGCGGCACAGCTGCACCGCAAAGCAGTGTGAAGTGTATACGGGTATAAAATCACGactgtcttcttcttctttcagatCCCCAGCATCCAAAGCCGTCTATCCCACAATTCCAATTCCATTTTTGTATTCAAGTCTAGAGGTTGCGGCACCTTCCACCTACGTGTATTGAAAAAGTAGAATCTTCCTCGcccctcttttttctatcggaGCTATAAGAATCTTTATAATctcaaaaaaagagaaaacgaaagaggataaaaaatacacacacCGCATACATCTTTTTCAAAGAAGTGTGGAGCCCCCGCTGATTCGCCTACTCTTTTATACGCCGTCGTCCCCAGTCTCAAAGAAAACGACCGAACGAAATGCCCAACCCACCGACCACTTGCGTTCGTTGTGTGTCGTTCTACCTGATTCAAACTAGTATTAGTGGTAGTCGTACTATAGATCCGAATTATAATAGTCTCGCACTGGCAGTTGGGTGTTGAGAGTCGTACAGTTCCGTTCGCTCTCGAGCGGTTCATTTGCCGTTTATTTTGACGACCATGGGGACGTAAT
The sequence above is a segment of the Athalia rosae chromosome 5, iyAthRosa1.1, whole genome shotgun sequence genome. Coding sequences within it:
- the LOC105687358 gene encoding prefoldin subunit 2 yields the protein MASDKKAGKSSTKGGKSNEEIFAGFQTLRSEQRVMASKLSEMELELNEHKIVIDTLKNVDPGRKCYRMIGGILCERTVQEITPTLISNKEQLTKVIETLNEQLAKKGAEINDYKEKHNIRIRGQDELQQPEEEDKQAKRNAIVVNPIEV
- the LOC105687302 gene encoding cysteine protease ATG4D isoform X2 translates to MWYNVKYGWTVKMKTNFSKESPVWLLGSCYHKRLEESPERAVEAVGLDMDTGSNVSLAGDATTLEQGMDGFRRDFMSRLWLTYRKEFPILNGSNFTTDCGWGCMLRSGQMMLAQALVCHFLGREWRWRPGEAIDSVQQFHEDSLHRMIIKWLGDQPASLSPLSIHALVSLGTASGKKAGDWYGPSSVAHLLKQAVERAAIRHVEFDQLAVYVAQDCAVYLDDVKKACLKPDGSWRSLVLLVPLRLGVDKMNSSYAPCLTALLSLDDCIGMIGGRPRHSLYFVGYQEDKLIHLDPHYCQETVDVWKRNFSLDSFHCTSPRKMLLSKMDPSCCVGFYLRDKPAFDSFVKIVEPFLIPPNQKVDYPMFLFSEGSGADVQFGMTNRRSLLSSIHASDDTDKITDDESHYECEEFELCEW
- the LOC105687302 gene encoding cysteine protease ATG4D isoform X1: MNGQLQSSRERLGAFSGGTSWFSGFATPTHTVPPQKVSPISIEDSTKDAEVDSKVKTKLLSMWYNVKYGWTVKMKTNFSKESPVWLLGSCYHKRLEESPERAVEAVGLDMDTGSNVSLAGDATTLEQGMDGFRRDFMSRLWLTYRKEFPILNGSNFTTDCGWGCMLRSGQMMLAQALVCHFLGREWRWRPGEAIDSVQQFHEDSLHRMIIKWLGDQPASLSPLSIHALVSLGTASGKKAGDWYGPSSVAHLLKQAVERAAIRHVEFDQLAVYVAQDCAVYLDDVKKACLKPDGSWRSLVLLVPLRLGVDKMNSSYAPCLTALLSLDDCIGMIGGRPRHSLYFVGYQEDKLIHLDPHYCQETVDVWKRNFSLDSFHCTSPRKMLLSKMDPSCCVGFYLRDKPAFDSFVKIVEPFLIPPNQKVDYPMFLFSEGSGADVQFGMTNRRSLLSSIHASDDTDKITDDESHYECEEFELCEW
- the LOC105687356 gene encoding GTP:AMP phosphotransferase AK3, mitochondrial, with the protein product MMTSVTTVTSTSVRRAVGAAFRAVILGAPASGKGTVSSRIVKNFNVKHISSGDILRRHIMQKTELGSEVKRYLDRGELVPDETMVALIGKEVESLGETTNWLLDGFPRTVAQADRLQQLYPVNLVINLVVPHPVILKRVEGRWVHLPSGRVYNIGFNAPKVPGKDDLTGESLVQRPDDTPEVVGRRLKDYAKNTEPVIEYYKKSGILQEFHGSTTDEMWPSIKDYVAQFVS